A stretch of the Brevundimonas sp. MF30-B genome encodes the following:
- a CDS encoding phage capsid protein: MANSTPSVPGFKPGAGAGNINLYLDLAGGEVQSAYERKTIMRERHRVFSLNGGKSLRFPRIGKASAAYHVPGTELTGGQIQNDEIVLTSDDALVADVFMAGIDEIMSNFSVRSEWMKELGRVLAEKHDANILRAVVKAARTADLLGAGAATPVSDQALASNAQKLFDAISKAKETMDIKNVDVSQDVYAVLPTASWYLMARSDKNLNRDYNGGDATLRKFTLQSVDGIEILKSNIMPFGVNDTSNTAIPARYRANYTNTVGAVWTKNAVATAEVEALEFQTVNQPEKRGTLLYAAYTSGTDVFRAAEAVELVTTA; encoded by the coding sequence ATGGCTAACTCTACCCCTTCGGTGCCGGGCTTTAAGCCGGGTGCTGGCGCAGGAAACATCAACCTGTATCTCGACCTCGCCGGTGGCGAGGTCCAATCCGCCTACGAGCGCAAGACCATCATGCGCGAGCGTCACCGCGTCTTCTCGCTGAACGGCGGCAAGTCGCTGCGCTTCCCGCGCATCGGTAAGGCATCGGCCGCATACCACGTTCCCGGCACTGAACTGACCGGCGGTCAAATCCAGAACGACGAGATCGTCCTGACCTCGGACGACGCCCTCGTCGCCGACGTCTTCATGGCGGGTATCGACGAGATCATGTCGAACTTCTCCGTCCGCTCGGAGTGGATGAAGGAACTCGGCCGCGTTCTCGCAGAGAAGCACGACGCCAACATCCTCCGCGCTGTGGTCAAGGCCGCTCGCACCGCCGACCTTCTGGGCGCGGGTGCAGCGACGCCGGTCTCGGACCAAGCCCTCGCCTCGAACGCCCAAAAGCTGTTCGACGCGATCAGCAAGGCCAAGGAAACGATGGACATCAAGAACGTCGATGTCTCGCAGGATGTCTACGCCGTCCTCCCGACCGCCTCGTGGTATCTGATGGCCCGCTCGGACAAGAACCTGAACCGCGACTACAACGGTGGCGACGCCACGCTGCGTAAGTTCACGCTCCAGTCCGTCGATGGCATCGAAATCCTCAAGTCGAACATCATGCCCTTCGGCGTGAACGACACCAGCAACACCGCCATCCCGGCCCGCTACCGCGCCAACTACACCAACACCGTTGGTGCAGTGTGGACGAAGAACGCGGTCGCCACGGCGGAAGTCGAGGCTCTGGAATTCCAGACCGTGAACCAGCCCGAGAAGCGCGGCACGCTCCTGTATGCCGCCTACACCTCCGGCACCGATGTCTTCCGCGCTGCGGAAGCTGTCGAACTGGTCACTACGGCCTAA